A single window of Gossypium arboreum isolate Shixiya-1 chromosome 13, ASM2569848v2, whole genome shotgun sequence DNA harbors:
- the LOC108463641 gene encoding uncharacterized protein LOC108463641 → METKPSLILILYCFLLASFLFFPHGADSRKLLQGEEEDGNGPKKAGVKGSRSSSAPSWVGHDSPPNNPPSPRVKRSRSSSAPSWVGHDSPPNNPPSPPSQKSWQKSFENQVRSEAEQEAQREACEYSRSYTNAYCSP, encoded by the exons ATGGAAACCAAACCTTCATTGATTCTCATCCTCTACTGCTTTCTCTTGGCATCGTTTCTCTTCTTCCCACATGGAGCAGACTCTCGTAAACTACTGCAGGGGGAAGAAG AAGATGGCAATGGACCAAAAAAAGCGGGAGTAAAAGGGAGTCGTTCAAGTTCAGCACCATCTTGGGTAGGCCATGATTCTCCTCCCAATAATCCTCCCTCGCCGCGAGTAAAAAGGAGTCGTTCAAGTTCAGCACCATCTTGGGTAGGCCATGATTCTCCTCCCAATAATCCTCCCTCGCCGCCTTCGCAGAAGTCATGGCAGAAGTCATTTGAAAATCAAGTGCGCAGTGAAGCAGAACAAGAAGCCCAACGTGAAGCTTGCGAGTATTCCCGTAGTTATACTAATGCTTATTGTTCTCCTTAA
- the LOC108463546 gene encoding uncharacterized protein LOC108463546 has translation METKPSLILILYCFLLASFLFFPHGADSRKLLPGEEEDGNGPKKAGVKRSRSSSAPSWVGHDSPPNNPPSPPSQKSFENQVRSEAEQEAQREACEYSRSYTNAYCSP, from the exons ATGGAAACCAAACCTTCATTGATTCTCATCCTCTACTGCTTTCTCTTGGCATCGTTTCTCTTCTTCCCACATGGAGCAGACTCTCGTAAACTACTGCCGGGTGAAGAAG AAGATGGCAATGGACCAAAAAAAGCGGGAGTAAAAAGGAGTCGTTCAAGTTCAGCACCATCTTGGGTAGGCCATGATTCTCCTCCCAATAATCCTCCCTCGCCGCCTTCGCAGAAGTCATTTGAAAATCAAGTGCGCAGTGAAGCAGAACAAGAAGCCCAACGTGAAGCTTGCGAGTATTCCCGTAGTTATACTAATGCTTATTGTTCTCCTTAA
- the LOC108462385 gene encoding EG45-like domain containing protein, giving the protein MIAAASDAFWAGGSACGRNYKVECRGATNQGDPNPCRGQDYMVVKIVYYCPSGCQGTIDLSQEAFAVIANPDADKTEISFHQL; this is encoded by the exons ATGATTGCTGCTGCCAGTGATGCTTTTTGGGCTGGGGGATCAGCTTGCGGAAGAAATTACAAAGTTGAATGCAGAGGAGCAACCAACCAAGGTGACCCTAATCCATGTAGAGGACAGGATTATATGGTTGTGAAAATAGTTTATTATTGCCCATCTGGTTGTCAAGGCACCATTGATTTATCCCAAGAAGCTTTTGCTGTCATAGCCAATCCTGATGCCGATAAAACTGAAATATCCTTCCATCA GCTTTGA
- the LOC108463649 gene encoding uncharacterized protein LOC108463649 gives MVTMIKSPLPLNILCCYLLVSFVFFPHGALSRQLLGQGGSNNRSKADVKKSTSKSAPSWGGQDSHPPTSSQFSNTGSSTVMSYSRQVSNSPTGTGWNCKTTPTSNGYVKSCSKTTYQSYTNP, from the exons ATGGTAACTATGATCAAATCTCCATTGCCTCTCAATATCCTTTGCTGCTACCTCTTGGTATCTTTCGTCTTCTTCCCACATGGAGCACTCTCTCGTCAACTACTGGGGCAAG GTGGTAGCAATAATCGAAGCAAAGCGGATGTAAAAAAAAGTACATCAAAATCAGCACCATCTTGGGGTGGCCAGGATTCACATCCACCAACGTCCAGCCAGTTTTCAAATACAGGTTCATCTACGGTCATGTCGTATTCTCGTCAGGTTTCCAACAGCCCCACAGGCACGGGATGGAATTGCAAAACCACACCTACTAGTAATGGTTACGTGAAATCGTGTTCGAAGACCACTTATCAATCCTACACCAATCCATAA
- the LOC108463440 gene encoding EMBRYO SURROUNDING FACTOR 1.3-like produces the protein MTVRLAFLFLVFASLVALHECTSDDELDRSIPTGNEIILGPCSHSTCRVESASENDSIFRNCWCCLSLKSHLCYTYRIVCENNCPPGPPPDLAIP, from the exons ATGACTGTTCGTTTAGCTTTCCTTTTTCTGGTGTTTGCTTCTCTCGTAGCTCTTCATGAAT GCACCAGTGACGATGAGCTTGATCGGAGCATACCAACAGGCAACGAAATAATTCTAGGACCATGCAGTCATTCAACATGCCGTGTAGAATCAGCATCGGAGAACGACAGCATATTCCGAAATTGTTGGTGCTGTTTATCACTGAAATCACATCTTTGTTATACCTATAGAATTGTCTGCGAAAACAATTGCCCACCCGGACCACCTCCTGATCTTGCAATTCCTTGA